One Pirellulales bacterium DNA segment encodes these proteins:
- a CDS encoding SDR family oxidoreductase, which produces MSNAFIEKLFGLSGQTAVVIGGTGVLGGALAEGIAQAGATVIVAGRGEQRGRERALAIEKLGGKSHFLPVDATRRKSIEDLLAAAVKQCGRVEMLVNCAGVNVSSPYLEAKDEDWERVYLTNVASMHWACQIFGKHMIDAGAGSILNIGSVTAHLPLSGVFAYSSSKAAVVNLTQNIAREFAPHRVRVNVLCPGFFPAEQNRKILDTQRVAHIMQQTPMRRFGEPQELVGAAILLLSHSAGSFITGATYYVDGGFTAMRF; this is translated from the coding sequence ATGTCCAACGCTTTCATCGAAAAACTGTTCGGTCTCAGCGGTCAAACGGCTGTTGTTATCGGCGGTACCGGCGTGCTCGGCGGCGCGCTGGCGGAGGGAATTGCGCAGGCCGGGGCAACCGTCATCGTCGCCGGCCGCGGCGAGCAGCGCGGCAGGGAACGCGCCCTTGCGATCGAGAAGCTCGGCGGTAAATCTCATTTTCTGCCGGTAGATGCCACCCGCCGAAAGTCCATTGAAGACTTGCTGGCCGCCGCGGTCAAGCAATGCGGGCGCGTCGAAATGCTCGTCAATTGCGCCGGCGTCAACGTTAGTTCCCCATATCTGGAAGCCAAAGACGAAGACTGGGAGCGTGTCTATTTAACCAACGTCGCCAGCATGCATTGGGCTTGTCAAATCTTCGGCAAACATATGATCGACGCCGGCGCCGGTTCGATCTTGAATATCGGCAGCGTCACCGCACATCTGCCGCTGTCGGGAGTGTTTGCCTATAGTTCTTCAAAGGCGGCAGTGGTCAACCTCACCCAGAACATTGCCCGCGAGTTTGCTCCACATCGCGTGCGCGTGAACGTCCTTTGCCCCGGCTTTTTCCCGGCCGAGCAGAATCGAAAAATCCTCGACACCCAGCGCGTCGCGCACATCATGCAGCAAACTCCGATGCGCCGCTTTGGCGAGCCGCAAGAATTGGTCGGCGCTGCAATCCTGTTGCTGTCCCACAGCGCCGGCAGCTTCATTACGGGCGCAACCTACTACGTCGACGGCGGCTTTACAGCCATGCGCTTCTGA
- a CDS encoding DUF4203 domain-containing protein gives MQIINVVLGAILLFFGRALYWVFVGIAGFLLGMTLADQYLDGQSEIIQFLAAVAAGVVGAVIAIYIQRLAFALGGFFAGGYTALSIAAHFGVQTDRSTIWFFLGGILGAIVAATLMDWAIVVLSSLAGAAAIVSEIRIERADALLLFVALTVVGIVVQGRRLARGGTTPGENP, from the coding sequence ATGCAAATCATCAATGTAGTTCTTGGCGCCATTCTGTTATTCTTCGGCCGCGCTTTGTATTGGGTCTTTGTCGGGATTGCGGGGTTCTTGTTGGGAATGACGTTGGCCGACCAATATCTCGATGGGCAATCGGAAATCATTCAATTCTTGGCCGCCGTTGCCGCGGGAGTCGTCGGCGCAGTGATCGCCATTTATATCCAACGTTTGGCCTTTGCCTTGGGCGGATTTTTTGCCGGCGGATATACCGCGCTAAGTATCGCCGCCCATTTCGGTGTGCAGACTGATCGCAGCACCATTTGGTTCTTCCTCGGAGGCATTCTCGGCGCCATCGTCGCTGCCACGTTGATGGATTGGGCGATCGTCGTACTGTCGAGTCTTGCTGGCGCCGCCGCCATTGTGTCGGAAATTCGAATCGAACGGGCGGACGCGTTGCTGCTATTCGTGGCGTTGACGGTCGTTGGAATTGTCGTGCAGGGGAGACGACTTGCTCGCGGTGGCACCACGCCCGGTGAAAATCCGTGA